A region from the Sphingomonas sp. S2-65 genome encodes:
- a CDS encoding prolyl oligopeptidase family serine peptidase, whose amino-acid sequence MRRTLFALPLLFVSPALAQTASEPSAPMTKPAYPQTRRVDVVEQQFGVKVADPYRWLENDVRGDKEVAAWVAAQNQVTNAYLATLPGRQLFAQRIKTLFNYERFGVPVKKGGRYFYSHNSGLQNQAVLWVRDQLNGQGRVLIDPNGWSKDGATALAEWLPSEDGKLLAYSIQDGGTDWRTIKVLDTATGKDTGDEIGWAKYTMGVSWAKDGTGFFYSRYPEPPAAEKFQATSENQKVFFHKLGTPQSADRLVYATPENPKLGHYAGITDDGRYLVIGTTEGTDNRNMVHVVDLSDPSWTPRTIIGRLENDWSAIGNQGSRLFFSTNAGAPRDRIVSIDLNDPSLTPKEIVPEQKETLAGASIVGGRLVLNYMVDAKTEVRRYTLDGKAEGKVTLPGIGTASGFGGEVDDPETFFAFTSFNYPTTIFRYDVKTGQATPWAQPKVAFDPSQYKVEQRFFASKDGTKVPMFVVRKATTTGPAPTLLWGYGGFNVPYTPSFSAARVAWMEQGGVFVLANIRGGGEYGKAWHDGGRLANKQNVFDDFIGAGEYLIREGISGKNQLAIQGGSNGGLLIGAVVNQRPDLFAAALPAVGVMDMLRFDRFTAGRYWVDDYGYPSKEADFKRLYAYSPYHNIKGGRDYPAILVTTADTDDRVVPGHSFKYTAALQAADIGDKPHLARIETRAGHGSGKPTDKIIEETSDLYAFAAKWTGMDVKPR is encoded by the coding sequence ATGCGCCGCACCCTGTTTGCCCTTCCGCTTCTTTTCGTTTCTCCCGCACTTGCCCAGACCGCTTCGGAGCCTTCCGCACCCATGACCAAGCCCGCTTATCCGCAGACCCGCCGCGTCGACGTGGTGGAGCAGCAGTTCGGGGTGAAGGTCGCCGACCCGTATCGCTGGCTGGAGAACGACGTCCGCGGCGACAAGGAAGTCGCGGCCTGGGTGGCGGCGCAGAACCAGGTGACCAACGCCTATCTGGCGACGCTGCCCGGGCGCCAGCTGTTCGCGCAGCGGATCAAGACGCTGTTCAACTATGAGCGCTTCGGCGTGCCGGTGAAGAAGGGCGGGCGCTACTTCTATTCGCATAATAGCGGCCTGCAGAACCAGGCGGTGTTGTGGGTGCGCGACCAGCTGAACGGCCAGGGGCGCGTGCTGATCGACCCGAATGGCTGGTCGAAGGACGGGGCGACGGCGCTGGCCGAGTGGCTGCCCTCCGAGGACGGCAAGCTGCTGGCCTATTCGATCCAGGACGGAGGGACCGACTGGCGCACGATCAAGGTGCTGGATACCGCGACCGGCAAGGACACCGGCGACGAGATCGGCTGGGCCAAGTACACGATGGGGGTGTCCTGGGCGAAGGACGGCACCGGCTTCTTCTACTCGCGCTATCCCGAGCCGCCCGCCGCGGAGAAGTTTCAGGCCACCAGCGAGAACCAGAAGGTGTTCTTCCACAAGCTGGGCACGCCGCAGTCCGCCGACCGGCTGGTCTATGCGACTCCGGAGAACCCCAAGCTCGGCCATTATGCCGGGATCACCGACGATGGCCGGTATCTGGTGATCGGCACCACCGAAGGCACCGACAACCGCAACATGGTGCATGTCGTCGACCTGAGCGACCCCAGCTGGACGCCGCGGACGATCATCGGCCGGCTCGAGAACGACTGGAGCGCGATCGGCAACCAGGGCTCGCGGCTGTTCTTCTCGACCAATGCCGGCGCGCCGCGCGACCGGATCGTCAGCATCGACCTCAACGATCCGAGTCTGACGCCCAAGGAGATCGTGCCCGAGCAGAAGGAAACGCTGGCGGGCGCGTCGATCGTCGGCGGGCGGCTGGTGCTCAACTATATGGTCGACGCGAAGACCGAGGTGCGCCGCTACACGCTGGACGGCAAGGCCGAGGGTAAGGTGACCCTGCCGGGCATCGGCACCGCGAGCGGCTTTGGCGGGGAGGTGGACGATCCCGAGACCTTCTTCGCGTTCACCAGCTTCAACTATCCCACCACGATCTTCCGCTACGATGTGAAGACCGGCCAGGCGACGCCCTGGGCGCAGCCCAAGGTCGCGTTCGACCCCAGCCAGTACAAGGTCGAGCAGCGCTTCTTCGCGTCGAAGGACGGGACCAAGGTGCCGATGTTCGTGGTGCGCAAGGCGACCACCACCGGGCCGGCACCGACATTGCTGTGGGGCTATGGCGGGTTCAACGTGCCCTATACCCCCAGCTTCTCGGCGGCCCGGGTGGCGTGGATGGAGCAGGGCGGCGTGTTCGTGCTGGCCAACATCCGCGGCGGCGGCGAATATGGCAAGGCGTGGCACGATGGCGGACGACTGGCCAACAAGCAGAACGTGTTCGACGACTTCATCGGCGCGGGCGAGTATCTGATCCGCGAAGGCATCTCCGGCAAGAACCAGCTGGCGATCCAGGGCGGCTCCAATGGCGGGCTGCTGATCGGCGCGGTGGTCAACCAGCGGCCCGACCTGTTCGCGGCGGCGCTGCCGGCGGTGGGCGTGATGGACATGCTGCGCTTCGACCGGTTCACCGCGGGGCGCTATTGGGTCGACGATTATGGCTATCCGTCGAAGGAGGCCGACTTCAAGCGGCTCTACGCCTATTCGCCCTATCACAATATCAAGGGCGGGCGGGACTATCCGGCGATCCTGGTGACCACCGCGGACACCGACGATCGCGTCGTGCCCGGCCACAGCTTCAAATACACCGCCGCGCTGCAGGCGGCGGACATCGGCGACAAGCCGCACCTCGCCCGCATCGAGACACGCGCGGGACATGGCTCGGGCAAGCCGACCGACAAGATCATCGAGGAAACGTCGGACCTGTACGCCTTTGCCGCCAAGTGGACGGGCATGGACGTAAAGCCGCGCTGA
- a CDS encoding HAAS signaling domain-containing protein has translation MTALDRYLKRMSFWMPRAQRSDILAELRGVLLERIEAAELVRGRPLTSDEEQDALDDFGHPALVVSRYLERPPVISGGLAFFFWRVLAIALIGTVVGQAIALTIEAAHAQSLWPVIEQAVRRTLLALLLAFTCVTASFMLLDRRYRAGRGRAC, from the coding sequence ATGACCGCCCTTGACCGATACCTGAAGCGGATGTCCTTCTGGATGCCGCGCGCGCAGCGATCCGACATCCTGGCCGAACTGCGCGGCGTGCTGCTCGAGCGGATCGAGGCCGCCGAGCTGGTGCGTGGGCGGCCGCTGACCAGCGACGAAGAGCAAGACGCGTTGGATGACTTTGGCCATCCCGCCCTGGTGGTTTCGCGGTATCTGGAGCGCCCCCCGGTGATCTCGGGTGGTCTGGCCTTCTTCTTCTGGCGCGTGCTGGCGATCGCGCTGATCGGGACAGTGGTGGGGCAGGCGATCGCGTTGACGATCGAGGCGGCACATGCGCAGTCGCTATGGCCGGTGATCGAGCAAGCAGTCCGGCGAACCCTGCTCGCGCTCCTGCTCGCCTTCACCTGCGTCACGGCGAGCTTCATGCTCCTTGATCGCCGCTATCGCGCAGGCCGAGGGCGGGCTTGCTGA
- a CDS encoding PadR family transcriptional regulator: MSGGTPTKRPVADALRQELRRGTLVLAVLAVLREEANGTAVRDALAGGGVEIEEGALYPMLRRLEEQALLTSEWRMEGSRNKRFYRLSSVGAETYAALIGEWRRQTAGLEALTGEQSR; this comes from the coding sequence TTGAGCGGAGGAACGCCCACGAAGCGGCCTGTCGCCGACGCGCTGCGCCAGGAGTTGCGACGCGGCACGTTGGTCCTCGCCGTCCTCGCCGTTCTGCGGGAGGAAGCGAACGGCACGGCGGTGCGCGATGCCCTGGCCGGCGGCGGCGTCGAGATAGAGGAAGGCGCGCTCTATCCCATGCTGCGTCGGCTCGAAGAACAGGCGCTGTTGACGAGCGAGTGGCGAATGGAGGGGTCGCGCAACAAGCGCTTCTACCGCCTCTCGTCCGTCGGCGCCGAGACCTATGCGGCCCTGATCGGCGAATGGCGTCGCCAGACTGCTGGGCTCGAAGCACTGACCGGGGAGCAAAGCCGATGA
- a CDS encoding alpha/beta fold hydrolase: protein MHRLLVLACLSTTLACSPAVAASGDRQAATALVQANGVQLAYRIAGPAKGRPLLLIAGTGMQLIEWPPELIDRLARAGFRVIVFDNRDAGTSTHFSRAGSPDWAAIFGALGAGKKPDLPYTADDMAKDAVALLDQLGIARADLLGISGGATIAALVAEARPERVRSLNLIAANSGNPQIPMPADPATLSAIPQPSPNDGAPQVLARRLASYRALAGRASGFDADAARQLIERTVARDADPVGFARQGAAMLVLGDLRPRLAKIQTPTLVIHGGDDPLISPKSGQEVADTIAGARFMTIEGMGHDLPAGKGAAIVSAVKANAARAR, encoded by the coding sequence ATGCACCGACTGCTTGTCCTTGCCTGCCTTTCGACCACGCTTGCCTGTTCGCCCGCTGTCGCTGCTTCCGGGGATCGGCAGGCCGCGACGGCGCTGGTGCAGGCGAACGGCGTGCAACTTGCCTATCGCATCGCCGGGCCGGCAAAGGGCCGGCCGCTGCTGCTGATCGCCGGGACGGGCATGCAGTTGATCGAGTGGCCGCCCGAGTTGATCGATCGCCTCGCCCGCGCCGGGTTCCGCGTCATCGTCTTCGACAATCGCGACGCCGGCACCTCGACGCATTTTTCCCGTGCGGGCTCTCCGGATTGGGCCGCAATTTTCGGGGCACTCGGCGCCGGCAAGAAGCCGGATCTTCCCTACACCGCCGACGACATGGCGAAGGACGCCGTTGCGCTGCTCGACCAGCTCGGGATCGCCCGCGCCGACCTGCTCGGCATATCGGGTGGTGCCACCATCGCCGCTCTCGTTGCGGAGGCTCGGCCAGAACGCGTCCGCTCGCTCAACCTCATCGCCGCGAACTCGGGCAATCCCCAGATCCCGATGCCGGCTGATCCTGCGACGCTGTCCGCCATTCCGCAGCCGTCCCCCAACGATGGCGCGCCGCAGGTGCTGGCCCGCCGGCTTGCCAGCTATCGCGCACTCGCCGGCCGCGCATCCGGCTTCGATGCCGACGCGGCGCGGCAGCTGATCGAACGGACCGTCGCGCGCGACGCGGACCCGGTCGGCTTCGCGCGGCAGGGCGCGGCGATGCTAGTGCTTGGCGATCTCCGCCCGAGGCTGGCCAAGATCCAGACCCCCACGCTGGTAATCCACGGTGGGGACGATCCCCTGATCTCGCCTAAATCGGGCCAGGAGGTTGCCGACACGATCGCCGGGGCGCGGTTCATGACGATCGAGGGCATGGGCCATGATCTGCCAGCCGGCAAAGGCGCGGCCATCGTCTCGGCCGTAAAAGCCAATGCGGCGAGAGCCCGTTGA
- the guaA gene encoding glutamine-hydrolyzing GMP synthase, protein MTVEHSESILIVDFGSQVTQLIARRVREAGVYSEIAPFTTAREAFERMKPQGVILSGSPASVLTEGSPRVPQEIFDSGLPVLGICYGQQTMTHQLGGDVVLGDSGEFGQAFVDVVDDCELFDGLWQVGEKHQVWMSHGDKVTALAPGFRAVATSPGAPHAVIANDAKRYYAMQFHPEVVHTPDGARLLANFVRHVCGLKGEWTMAEFRAAKIAEIRAQVGSGRVICGLSGGVDSAVAAVLIHEAIGEQLTCVFVDHGLMRSGEADQVVSLFRGHYNIPLVHVNAETLFLNGLAGLTDPEAKRKFIGKTFIEVFEDEAKKIGGADFLAQGTLYPDVIESVSFTGGPSVTIKSHHNVGGLPERMNMKLVEPLRELFKDEVRELGRELGLPDIFVGRHPFPGPGLAIRIPGEVTKERCDILRKADAIYLEEIRNAGLYDAIWQAFAVLLPVRSVGVMGDGRTYDSVLALRAVTSTDGMTAVAFQFPGDFLPRVATRIVNEVRGVNRVTYDYTSKPPGTIEWE, encoded by the coding sequence ATGACGGTCGAGCACAGCGAATCCATCCTCATCGTCGATTTCGGCAGCCAGGTTACCCAGCTGATCGCGCGCCGCGTGCGCGAGGCCGGGGTCTATTCCGAGATCGCACCCTTCACCACTGCCCGCGAGGCGTTCGAGCGGATGAAGCCGCAGGGCGTGATCCTGTCGGGCTCGCCCGCTTCGGTGCTGACCGAAGGAAGCCCGCGCGTGCCCCAGGAGATCTTCGATTCCGGGCTGCCGGTGCTGGGCATCTGCTATGGCCAGCAGACCATGACTCACCAGCTCGGCGGCGACGTGGTGCTGGGGGATTCGGGCGAATTCGGCCAGGCGTTCGTCGACGTGGTCGACGATTGCGAGCTGTTCGACGGGCTGTGGCAGGTCGGCGAGAAGCACCAGGTGTGGATGAGCCATGGCGACAAGGTGACCGCGCTCGCGCCCGGCTTCCGCGCGGTGGCGACCAGCCCGGGCGCGCCGCATGCGGTGATCGCCAACGACGCCAAGCGCTATTATGCGATGCAGTTCCACCCCGAGGTGGTGCACACGCCCGACGGCGCGCGACTGCTGGCCAATTTCGTCCGGCACGTGTGCGGGCTGAAGGGCGAGTGGACGATGGCGGAGTTCCGCGCCGCCAAGATTGCCGAGATCCGCGCGCAGGTGGGCAGCGGCCGCGTGATCTGCGGGCTGTCGGGCGGCGTCGACTCCGCGGTTGCGGCGGTGCTGATCCATGAGGCGATCGGCGAGCAGCTGACGTGCGTGTTCGTCGATCATGGCCTGATGCGCAGCGGCGAGGCCGATCAGGTCGTCAGCCTGTTTCGCGGGCATTACAACATCCCGCTCGTCCATGTGAACGCCGAGACGCTGTTCCTGAACGGGCTTGCCGGGCTCACCGATCCCGAGGCCAAGCGCAAGTTCATCGGCAAGACCTTCATCGAAGTGTTCGAGGATGAAGCCAAGAAGATCGGTGGCGCCGACTTCCTGGCGCAGGGCACGCTGTATCCCGACGTGATCGAGAGCGTGAGCTTCACCGGCGGGCCGAGCGTGACGATCAAGAGCCACCACAATGTCGGCGGGCTGCCCGAGCGCATGAACATGAAGCTGGTCGAGCCGCTGCGCGAGCTGTTCAAGGACGAGGTCCGCGAACTCGGCCGCGAGCTGGGGCTGCCCGACATCTTCGTCGGACGGCACCCGTTCCCGGGCCCCGGCCTGGCGATCCGCATTCCCGGCGAAGTCACCAAGGAACGCTGCGACATCCTGCGCAAGGCCGATGCGATCTACCTCGAGGAGATCCGCAACGCCGGGCTGTACGATGCGATCTGGCAGGCGTTCGCGGTGCTGCTGCCGGTGCGCAGCGTCGGCGTGATGGGCGATGGCCGGACCTATGACAGCGTGCTGGCGCTGCGGGCGGTGACTTCGACCGATGGGATGACCGCGGTCGCGTTCCAGTTCCCCGGCGACTTTCTGCCGCGGGTGGCGACGCGGATCGTCAACGAAGTGCGCGGCGTCAACCGGGTGACCTACGACTACACGTCGAAGCCGCCCGGTACGATCGAATGGGAATGA
- a CDS encoding benzoate/H(+) symporter BenE family transporter, whose translation MLRSLLPLSAWSSALVAAALGFGGTIALVIQAMANLGASVDQTGSAVTALCLGIAIAGAALSFRLRIPVVLAWSTPGAALLATAQPLSWPVACGVFLAAGLMTAMLGAIPALARLATAIPASIASAMLAGVLLPFGLEVFRLAPSEPLLVVLLRHSPAGRPCTVWRRSRSTVAYQPGEHGSNTRRSRS comes from the coding sequence ATGCTTCGATCCCTCCTTCCCCTCTCCGCCTGGTCCTCGGCGCTCGTCGCCGCCGCGCTGGGTTTTGGCGGCACGATCGCGCTGGTCATCCAGGCAATGGCCAATCTCGGCGCATCGGTCGATCAGACCGGGTCCGCAGTGACCGCCTTGTGCCTCGGCATCGCGATCGCCGGCGCTGCGCTTTCCTTCCGGCTCCGCATCCCGGTGGTGCTCGCCTGGTCGACGCCTGGAGCAGCGCTGCTGGCGACGGCGCAGCCGCTCTCCTGGCCGGTCGCGTGCGGCGTGTTCCTCGCTGCCGGGCTGATGACCGCGATGCTCGGCGCGATCCCCGCGCTCGCGCGGCTCGCCACGGCGATCCCCGCCTCGATCGCGTCGGCGATGCTGGCGGGCGTGCTGCTGCCTTTCGGACTCGAAGTGTTCCGCCTTGCGCCGAGCGAGCCGCTGCTCGTCGTCCTGCTGCGACACTCGCCTGCTGGTCGGCCGTGCACGGTATGGCGACGCTCGCGCTCGACGGTGGCTTACCAACCGGGGGAGCACGGCTCGAACACGCGGCGCTCTCGCTCGTAG
- a CDS encoding alpha/beta fold hydrolase has product MLRNILTFAATVTVAAGLATAAQAQTSQSLPQEQAVKNVVLVHGAFADGSGWRGVYDNLTKRGYRVTVVQNPLTSLADDVAATQRALDRQDGPAILVGHSWGGTVITEAGVHPKVAGLVYVSALSPDAGESTAQQYDGFTTPPEFKLDTHGDGFGFVLPAQFKAGFAADTSDADAAFMRDSQVPIRMSAFGTKLEHAAWRSRPSWAVIATDDKAFDLKMLRSMAKRIAAATVEVKASHAVFKTQPKVVADVIDQAARESARKAG; this is encoded by the coding sequence ATGCTTCGTAACATTCTGACCTTCGCCGCCACCGTAACCGTCGCTGCGGGCCTCGCTACCGCCGCCCAGGCCCAGACCAGCCAGTCGCTGCCGCAGGAACAGGCAGTGAAGAACGTCGTCCTTGTCCATGGCGCCTTTGCCGATGGTTCTGGCTGGCGCGGGGTCTATGACAACCTCACCAAGCGCGGCTATCGCGTCACGGTGGTGCAGAACCCGCTCACGTCGCTGGCCGACGATGTCGCGGCGACCCAGCGCGCGCTCGACCGCCAGGACGGCCCGGCCATCCTCGTCGGCCATAGCTGGGGCGGCACCGTGATCACCGAAGCGGGCGTCCACCCCAAGGTTGCCGGGCTCGTCTATGTCTCCGCACTCTCTCCGGATGCGGGCGAGAGCACCGCGCAGCAATATGACGGCTTCACCACCCCGCCCGAGTTCAAGCTCGACACGCATGGTGACGGGTTCGGTTTCGTCCTGCCCGCGCAATTCAAGGCCGGCTTCGCCGCCGACACGAGCGACGCCGACGCCGCCTTCATGCGCGACTCGCAGGTGCCGATCCGCATGTCGGCCTTCGGCACCAAGCTCGAGCATGCGGCCTGGCGCAGCCGCCCGAGCTGGGCCGTGATCGCCACCGACGACAAGGCGTTCGACCTCAAGATGCTGCGTTCGATGGCCAAGCGGATCGCCGCGGCGACGGTGGAGGTGAAGGCAAGCCACGCGGTCTTCAAGACCCAACCCAAGGTCGTCGCCGACGTGATCGACCAAGCGGCCAGGGAGTCCGCGCGCAAGGCCGGCTGA
- a CDS encoding Ohr family peroxiredoxin, with translation MDILYRARASATGGRTGHAMTDDGALAFALMTPKELGGPAGQGANVEQLFACGYAASFLGAVKFVARRHKLELTAETNVAATVGIGMREDGTGFGLDVALAVTLPEIEPALAADLIEEAGVVCPYSHLTRNGLAVRVFLAA, from the coding sequence ATGGACATCCTGTATCGAGCCCGCGCTTCTGCGACCGGTGGCCGAACCGGTCATGCCATGACCGATGACGGCGCACTGGCTTTCGCCTTGATGACGCCGAAGGAACTCGGCGGCCCCGCTGGCCAGGGCGCCAACGTCGAACAGCTCTTCGCCTGCGGTTATGCCGCCTCGTTCCTGGGCGCAGTCAAGTTCGTCGCCCGCCGCCACAAGCTGGAGCTGACCGCCGAAACCAACGTCGCCGCCACCGTCGGGATCGGGATGCGTGAGGACGGCACCGGCTTCGGCCTAGACGTCGCGCTTGCCGTCACTCTCCCCGAGATCGAGCCCGCCCTCGCCGCCGACCTGATCGAAGAGGCCGGCGTCGTGTGCCCCTATTCCCACCTGACGCGGAACGGCCTCGCGGTCCGCGTCTTCCTCGCCGCCTGA
- a CDS encoding MarR family winged helix-turn-helix transcriptional regulator — protein sequence MTDPAGPVPLDDQLCYAVYSAAMAIQRLYKPLLDRLGLTYPQYLVLNVLWAKDGQTVGGIAEQLALESSTLTPLLKRLEAAGLVRRSRNPRNERQVLVSLTAKGRDLRQDAGCLADALLAGSGQTAAELGSLNQSTRQLRDSLYGHIGAWSRGGVDEV from the coding sequence ATGACCGACCCTGCCGGCCCGGTGCCGCTCGACGACCAGCTTTGCTATGCGGTGTATTCCGCGGCCATGGCGATCCAGCGGCTGTACAAGCCGCTGCTCGACCGGCTGGGGCTGACCTACCCGCAGTATCTGGTGCTCAACGTCCTGTGGGCGAAAGATGGCCAGACCGTGGGCGGGATCGCGGAGCAGCTGGCGCTGGAATCGAGCACGCTCACGCCGCTGCTCAAGCGGCTCGAAGCGGCAGGGCTGGTGCGCCGATCGCGCAATCCGCGGAACGAGCGGCAGGTGCTGGTGTCGCTCACCGCGAAGGGCCGCGACCTACGGCAGGATGCGGGCTGCCTGGCCGACGCGCTGCTCGCCGGATCGGGCCAGACCGCGGCCGAGCTGGGTTCGCTCAACCAGAGCACCCGGCAGCTTCGCGACTCACTGTACGGGCATATCGGTGCATGGTCGCGGGGTGGCGTCGACGAGGTGTGA
- a CDS encoding GAF domain-containing protein, giving the protein MATAEKDILTTADTAKLLGVSIRTAQLLIEGGSIPSWKTPGGHRRVYRTDVMAVIDGQANDPLPQPSAVIVVICPSAQASEYRQIFAKLGEFAVEIFEDVLAALVAVGSLRPHAIIADVADTGVDHASLLRSLAGNPALGHSRIFTVGSEASHAAKLPARVVRVDTPEAARDAIRQALQADGGATLDGGDLPFPIALNEKQRLIALERAGLLDTAPEEAFDRLTWLAAESLQAPIALMTLLTPTRQWFKSRVGLDLPETPRSWAFCNHTITQREVFSVEDLASDPRFAENPAVTGAPGFRFYAGAPVTDENGFVVGSLCVIDYKARQLDARESQIIQALAALASDEVRLRAFDRQARRSTPAAGREARKRGGEGQREASPKD; this is encoded by the coding sequence ATGGCGACGGCCGAAAAGGACATTCTGACGACCGCGGACACCGCGAAGCTGCTCGGCGTCTCGATCCGCACCGCCCAGCTGCTGATCGAGGGCGGGTCGATTCCGTCGTGGAAGACCCCCGGCGGGCATCGTCGCGTGTACCGCACCGACGTGATGGCTGTGATCGACGGACAAGCGAACGATCCCCTTCCCCAGCCCTCCGCGGTGATCGTCGTGATCTGCCCGAGCGCGCAAGCCTCCGAGTACAGGCAGATCTTCGCGAAGCTGGGTGAGTTCGCAGTCGAGATCTTCGAGGACGTCCTCGCCGCGCTGGTGGCGGTTGGCTCGCTCAGGCCGCACGCGATCATCGCGGACGTCGCGGACACGGGCGTCGATCACGCGTCGCTATTGCGCAGCCTGGCGGGCAATCCGGCGCTCGGGCATAGCCGGATCTTCACCGTCGGCAGCGAGGCGAGCCACGCCGCCAAGCTGCCCGCGCGGGTGGTGCGCGTCGATACTCCGGAAGCGGCACGGGACGCGATCCGCCAGGCGCTGCAGGCGGACGGCGGCGCCACGCTTGATGGCGGCGACCTGCCCTTCCCGATCGCGCTTAACGAGAAGCAGCGGCTGATCGCGCTCGAGCGCGCCGGCCTGCTAGACACCGCGCCCGAAGAGGCGTTCGATCGGCTGACTTGGCTCGCTGCGGAGAGCCTGCAGGCACCGATCGCACTGATGACCCTGCTCACGCCGACGCGGCAATGGTTCAAGTCGCGCGTCGGCCTCGATCTGCCCGAAACGCCTCGGAGCTGGGCATTCTGCAACCACACGATCACGCAACGTGAGGTCTTCAGCGTCGAGGATTTGGCAAGCGATCCGCGTTTCGCCGAAAATCCCGCGGTGACCGGCGCCCCCGGCTTCCGCTTCTACGCCGGCGCGCCGGTCACCGACGAAAACGGCTTCGTAGTCGGGTCGCTATGCGTGATCGACTATAAGGCCCGCCAGCTGGATGCGCGCGAATCGCAGATCATCCAGGCGCTAGCCGCGCTCGCCTCCGACGAAGTGCGTCTCCGCGCGTTCGACCGCCAGGCTCGCAGATCGACGCCTGCAGCCGGGCGCGAAGCCCGCAAGCGCGGCGGCGAAGGGCAGCGCGAAGCCAGTCCCAAGGACTGA